Proteins encoded within one genomic window of Paroedura picta isolate Pp20150507F chromosome 17, Ppicta_v3.0, whole genome shotgun sequence:
- the DRC3 gene encoding dynein regulatory complex subunit 3: MTSRLYDSIEPNVIDDDMLQSAVEEQGPKEEAGQLAKREGINFKDVKELQLDFRNILKIDNLWQFVSLTKLQLDNNIIEKIEGLDSLVHLVWLDLSFNNIEVIEGLDALVKLQDLSLFNNRISKIEKLDALEQLQIFSIGNNNIGTLENLVYLRKFKHLRTLNLSGNPVCENEAYTMYIAAYLPDLVYLDFRMVEDSTREVAFVKYQYAIEEMKQGEYVARAKKEVEEAKQKELDYHKLAYVEYLNGSFLFDSMYNEDPEASKLEYLPGVPELLEAYKSKFVAICENLFEYGLKQHEKRQAEVALFYECLNEALEDNREQGNQIMADFEEKHHLAMDAIHSASETEVLETRLTEYSDDITHLSDSLMTLEMQLVDQLEEVIKDFERNISDMVSIFIENEQGLMAQCRDLENHHHEKLLEIAINTLEKIVKSEFDEEMPDDVRMLFVDKDTIVNAVNASHDLHLLKIDNREDEIITKANSWASVLIEKVHKSEITRNRDRVKEINQFIDHLHNELETMDVLEA, from the exons ATGACCAGCAGGTTGTACGACAGCATCGAGCCCAACGTGATCGATGATGACATGCTCCAGAGCGCCGTGGAAGAGCAGGGGCCGAAGGAAGAAGCCGGCCAGCTGGCCAAGAGGGAAGGGATCAATTTCAAAGACGTCAAGGAGCTGCAGCTCGATTTTAGAA ACATCCTGAAGATCGACAATCTCTGGCAGTTCGTCAGCTTGACCAAACTGCAGCTGGACAACAACATCATCGAGAAGATTGAGGGCTTGGACAGCCTGGTGCATCTGGTCTGGCTGG ATTTGTCCTTCAACAACATCGAAGTCATTGAAGGTCTCGACGCGCTGGTGAAACTGCAAGACCTCAGCTTGTTCAACAACCGGATCTCCAAGATTGAGAAGCTAGACGCGCTGGAGCAGCTGCAGATCTTCTCGATCGGAAACAACAACATCGGCACCCTGGAAAAC CTGGTCTACCTCAGGAAGTTCAAACATTTGCGCACCTTGAACCTTAGCGGGAATCCGGTGTGTGAAAACGAGGCGTACACCATGTACATCGCGGCATATCTCCCAGACCTCGTATACCTGGATTTTCGGATGGTGGAAGACAGCACG AGGGAGGTCGCCTTTGTCAAATATCAGTATGCCATTGAAGAGATGAAGCAAGGAGAGTACGTGGCCCGGGCTAAGAAGGAGGTTGAGGAGGCCAAGCAGAAGGAGCTGGACTACCACAAG TTGGCTTACGTGGAATATCTCAACGGCTCCTTCCTCTTCGACAGCATGTACAACGAAGACCCGGAGGCTTCCAAGCTGGAGTACCTCCCCGGCGTGCCGGAACTGCTGGAGGC GTACAAGAGCAAATTTGTCGCCATCTGCGAGAACCTCTTCGAATACGGGCTGAAGCAGCATGAGAAGCGGCAGGCCGAGGTGGCCCTCTTCTACGAGTGCCTCAACGAAGCCCTGGAAGACAACCGCGAGCAGGGCAACCAGATCATGGCCGACTTCGAAGAGAAACACCACCTG GCGATGGACGCCATTCACAGCGCCAGCGAGACGGAGGTCTTGGAGACCAGGCTCACGGAGTACAGCGACGACATCACCCACCTCTCCGATTCCCTGATGACTCTGGAGATGCAGCTGGTGGACCAGTTAGAG GAGGTCATCAAAGATTTTGAACGGAACATTTCTGACATGGTGTCCATCTTCATCGAAAACGAGCAAGGGCT CATGGCGCAGTGCCGGGACCTCGAGAACCACCACCACGAGAAGCTTCTCGAAATAGCCATCAACACCCTGGAGAAAATTGTCAAAAGCGAGTTTGACGAAGAGATGCCGGATGACGTCCGGATG CTTTTTGTGGACAAGGACACCATCGTCAACGCCGTCAACGCCTCGCACGACCTACACCTTCTGAAGATCGACAACCGGGAGGACGAAATCATCACCAAGGCCAACAGCTGGGCGTCTGTGCTGATAGAGAAG